The sequence GAAAAAGACCGACAAGAGTGGGAATTCGATTTTCGTTTTTCATTTTTGCGACTCTTCTTTCAGTTTTGAGATGATGGCCGTATCAAATTTCGGGTCAAGAGGCTTAATCAATTCCCGCTGGATAGGACTGATGGTTGAGGTGGTGACGGCATGATAAACGTCAAAACCGATCCAGGCCAAAACGGTTAGAAAAGTAAAAATTGATAGAAACAAAATTTGTTTACTGGACATAGTAGGTTTTACCTATTAAATTAAGATCTAGTTCGCCTGTTTTATCTTGAGATTTTGGCTCGCTAAAACTTAAACCTTCAATGGTTATTAATCTTTGGAAATAACTTAGTTTGTTAATAAAATCCTTAAGGCTAGCGTAATTGCCAGCCGTTGTTAGATTAAAATTAATGGATATTTCTTTTTTAGCAGCACTGGTGGTTGTTTCTAGCGAGGAAAGGTTCACCGTCTGAAAACTTAAGTTCGTGATTTTGGTGCCACTTGAAGTCGCCACGCCCTCTAAATTTTGGACAAAAGGGGCAAATTTATTCTCTTCGGGTAAAGCGGTCCAGACAAGACCGAGGTTTGGTTTAATATTTTCATATTCCATTCTCGCCGAAGAGAGGGCATTAATTTTTTCCTGCAGTTTTCGATCAACAAGTTTGGCGTCGTCGATTTGCTTCGTCAGGGTGGAAATGGTTGTCAGAGTGGGTCTGATCGCAAAATAGCCGAAAAAAGACATGGTGATAAAAGAAAAAATCATCATCGTGTAGGCACGGACTTCCGGTTGTTTCAAAAGAGGCTCAAGAGCCGTGTAGTATCGATTAAAACGTTGCGGTGATATTGTTGTTTTTGTTTCCATTTTTTAGGTACTTTTTAAAGTCGCACTAACAGAAAAGTTAACACCCGCACCTTCGGTATTTTTGGTGACGTCGTCAAGACTAATGTCGCTAAAATATTCAGAAGCCGCGAGGTTATTAAGAAAGGTTCGAAATCCTTCGTTAGATAAAGCCACCGCGGTTAACTTGATATTTTTGTCATTAATCGTTATTTCCGTTAAGGTAACGTCGGTTGGGATCATCGTTTCAAAACTGGTTAAAAGTTTGGGCGGATAACCCCTTTGTTGATCCAATTTTTTAATAATAATCAGATGATTTTGCAGATTTCTAACTTGGTTTTCTAAGTCCGAAGCGGCCAAAATAATCGCCTGTTTATCAGCTATTGATTGATGTAGGTCCGTTAATTCACGATCAAGCTTAAAGCGGGAAAGAAAAGCCAAAAGGACAATAATTTCGGTACCGATAATAATATAACGTCCGTAAGATAAAACCCAAGTTAAAAATTTTCCGACTTTTTTTTCTTCACTGGCGAGCAGGTTAATATCAGTCACGGCAAAAACTGGAAGTCAAACTCCAGCCCCTCTGTTATTTTTTAGTCTTTTTTAAGGATTTTTGGGAAATAACTTTTTTAGCCAACTGACTTTTGAGTCGAGAGGCTTTATTTTTGTGAATTAATCTTTTTTTAGCCACGCGATCAATAACAGAACCCGCCTCTTGAACATTGGCAAGAGAGGGTTTTTTTCTGGCTTTTTTTAAAACCCTTTTTAAAAGATTAAGAGATTTTAAATTTATCTCTCTCCGTTTTTTGTCTTGACGCACTTTTTTGCGCGCCGAAATCGTAATTGGCATAATTAAGACGAGTATAACTAATTAAGAGGCGCTGGTCAAGATGAGATTATGATATAATCCGCAGCCCATTTAGCCAAGAACTCAATTTGGCTGTTGGCAGTAAGTTTAAGACGAAGTATAATGAGCGAAACGAATTAATCAAAGATATTTATAATCTTCACTCATTTATCTTTGATATAATGATCAAGGCTATGTTAACAAGATGTTTTAAGCTTATCACCAAACTTTTTTCCCACCAGCATCAAACGATTATCGGTGCTGCCATGGTGATTATGGGAACGGTTTTTGCCTCCAGAATTTTGGGACTTTTAAGAGACAGAATGTTGGCGGCCAGATTTTCTCCAGAGGAACTGGGTGTTTATTTTGCGGCTTTTAGATTACCAAATTTAGTTTTTGAACTTTTAGTCATGGGCGCGGTTTCAGTCGCTTTTATTCCTGTTTTTACTGATTACCGTAATTCCAAAGAGAAAGATAAAGCTTGGCAGTTGGCCTCTTCGGTTATTAATATCGGCCTTTTGGCTTTTGGTTTATTGACGATTCCCCTTTTTATTTTTAGTACCCAGATTTGTCGTTTGATTGCCCCCGGTTTTAATGAAAATCAGATTTCACAGATGATTATTTTTACCAGGATTATGCTGCTAGCTCAAGTTTTTCCTCTCATTATTGGCAATTTTTTAACAGGCATTTTACAGTCTTTTAAACATTTCTTAATCCCGGCCCTGGCCCCCGTTGCCTATAATTTGGGAATCATTTTGGGGATTCTTTTCTTCACCCCAGTTTTCGGACTTTATGGTCCGGTTTTTGGCGTCGTTTTGGGAGCCGTCCTTTTCATGTTAATTCAAATACCACTGACTAAATCTTTAGGCTTCCGTTATTTTTGGTCATTTAATTTTTCCGATCCTGGCGTTAGGGAAATTGGGAAATTAATGCTGCCGAGGACTTTTGGTTTAGCTGTTTCCCAAATTGATACGACCGTTGATCTCATCTTGTCAACTCTTTTGGGCGCCAGAATGGTTACTATTTTTAGTTTTGCCCAACACTTACAACAATTACCCGTTGGTCTTTTCGGCGTGACCATTGCCCAGGCCGCCCTACCAACTCTTGTTGAGGTTAAAAGTAAAGATAATCTTGAGGAATTCAAGGCAACTTTCTTGGCCAGTTTGCATCAGATTCTTTTTCTGGTTTTACCGGCGACGGCAATTTTAGTCGTTTTGCGTATTCCCATTGTGAGACTTGTCTTTGGCGCCGCGCGTTTTGATTGGGCCGCGACGGTTTTAACGGGTAAGACTTTGGCCTTTTTCTCTTTTTCTCTTTTTGCTCAAGCCACAATTCAACTTCTGGCCAGAGGTTTTTATGCTCTTTATGACAGTAAAACGCCGGTTATAATTGGGATTGTGGCGGTGGCTGTTAATACGATCTTAAGCATCTATTTTATCCAATTTTTAAAATTGCCCATTTGGGGACTTGGTCTTTCAACTTCTGTGGCCAGCGTTTTTAACGCCATTTTCCTTTTGCTTTTCCTAGATAGAAAAGTCAAAACTTTCAATAGGGGCCATTTGATTTTTCCGGCGATCAAAATCTTTTTAGCCAGTTTAATTACCGGTGTTTGTTTATATATACCCATGAAACTTTTAGACCAATTGGTTTTTGATACGACGAAAACCGTTAGTTTAATCCTTTTAACGGGAACGGTGACGATTATTGGTATTTCGGTTTATATTTTTTTGGCTTGGTTTTTTAAAATTGAAGAAGTTGTTGTTTTCTTTAACCTGGCGAAAAAAGTTACCAAAGTCAGACAGATTCTTATTGATACTTCTTCTGAAGTGATTAATGGCGGCAATAACGAAACCTAGGGTTTTAACTCTAAAAGAACAACGTTATTAACTGGTAAGAAAATATTTTTCGTTAACTGGTCCTCGCTGACAACTTCAACAGAATCGAAAATTGTCCCGTCAAGATTTGTTTGTTTAAATTTGTAGTTTCCTGGGTTAAGATTGGTAAAAGTCACCGGTATGTTTTCGTTATGATTTTCGTCTTGATCATAATTGGTTAAAATAATTTTGATCGTCTCTTCTTCTTTGGCCGCAAAACCGGTAACCCAACTTCCTTCCCCCGTAAGATTTAATCTCTGGCCACCCATTTTTGTTAAAAGCTCTAAAGCCAAATATTTTGGTTTTTTCTTTAAACCGACACTTTCGTGGGTTAACATGCCCCAGCGGCCCCAGAAGACTTGTTCTTTTGGCGGCGGCCCGTCTTTAATTTCAAAACTGAAAATAAGTTCCGTTCTGTCTAAAAGCCTGCGAATAACAGCGACAGCGTGAGCGGCGTCGAAATTAGTATCATGTTTAGGGGAATTTTCCGAGTCAGAACCCCATTCGGTTAAATATTTCGGCAAAAGGTAAGAACCACCATGGCGGGCCAAAAGAGAATCGAGATAATCAACGTCCGTTCGGAAATCTTCCGGGTTTTGGGAGTATTTATGCCAGGAAAAAAAATCAAAGCGCAACTTATTTTGATAAACATATTGGATTAGTTCATCAAGCCAATTTTTGTAAAAAGCGGTCGTCGCGGGACCGCCAATTTTAAAAGAATTAGTTTCTTTGGCTTGGGCTGCACCTTTGGCGGCATAAAGATAAAGTAACCGATAATCTTTTTTCCCGTAAGTTTTCCAGTTGCCGAAAAGATCAGGTTCGTTCCAAACTTCATAAGAAACATCAGCCAAATTTTTATTTTCTTTCCCTGAATAATGCTCGACGGTTTTTCTGACGACTTCCTGCCAGTCGAGCCAGTTTTTTGGTTCATCCGTAATCTCTCCGGCCGAAATGGCAAGCGGCATATAAGAAAGAGAAAGCATGGGCTTGGCGTTTGTTGCTAAAATATCGTCAACGGTTTGGTCAAGTTTGGAAAAATCAAAAACCAACTTGTCTTTTGGGTTTTTAGTGACCACCTTGTAATAATCATAGATATGGTCAATGCGAATATATTGAGGTGAAAGAGCTTTAACTAACGGAATGGTAGAGGTTAACATTTTTTCTTTTTCTTCACCGCCTTGAGCCAAAGCTTTCCAGGGTTCGGGTAGGGGGCCAAGATTGGTTTGGGTATCAACGATAATCTTGGCGGGTGTCCCGGTGGCTCGGGAAAGGTATTTTTGGGTTTTTTGCGCCAGAAAGACCAAAAGAGGCAACATGAGGAGTAAAAAAAGAAGCAGGATTAAGGAACTTAACCTTCTCATTAAATATTAAAGAATCTTAGGGACAAGACTCAAGACGAACAAAAACAAGCCCGCTACTAAGAGAAAGATGGTTGGCATCGAGTTACCGGCAACAACTTCACTGGCCGAGGTTGCCGCCTTTTGTCCGGTAGAAATTGTGAAAGAGTTGGATTTCGTCACGGTTTGACTAGTCGTTGGGTCTTTAGCCTCGATAGTGACGGTATGAGAACCATTGGGGAGGCTAGCTGTGGCTGTGTAAGACCAGTTCCCCGCAGCGTCGGCAGTGACCGTGGCGGTTAAAAGGGGAGAATTAATCGTAATCTTGACGACGGCTCTGGGGATTGTTTTGCCAGAAAAGGTCGGTTTGGCAGCCGTAACGGTTAATCCGGCAGTTGGGTAATTAATCGTTGTGCTGATTTGCAAAAGGGATGGGGTTGGTGTTGGCGTGGGATTTGCTGGTCCTCCTTGTCCGCCCGGTGTCGGTGAAGACGTGGCCGTCGGTGGTATTGTCGGTGTGGCGCCTGGACGAGCACTTCCCGTCGGCGTTGGCGTGGGGGTAGCCGTGGCGCCAGGCGTAGGCGTTGGTGAGGGTGAGGGGGCGGGGTTGGGAGTAGGAGAAGCTCCTGAAGCAGTAATCGTTATTGATCCAGGAAGAGTGTTTTGCAAAGCTTCTGTTTCCCCAATTCCGGCGATGGAAGTCCCCGAGTCAAAGGCAAAAGAACTTGTTCCCTTGTCTTTGGCCGTGAAGTTAATAGAGGCTAAATTGCCCGTACCCTGTTTGGCGGTAAATGAGGCAAGACTATAAATTATTTTTCCGGTTTGGTTATTAATGGTTTTTTTCAACTCCTGAGGATTATCAAGAAATCCTCCGGGAACAATAGTTAAAGCTTCCAAGACGAGGCTATTAAAAGAGAGATATAAATCAGTTCCGACGACTTGGTTATCGCCAGTTGTAACTTGAACATTTATCTGAAAAGTATCACCGACTTTTTTCGTTACGACCGCAGGCGAGACAGAAAGGACCGTAGCCGGAGCGGCTCTTGATCTTAATTCTTGCCGTTTTTTTACAAGATAGACCGTTAATGGGATTAAGACAAAAATCAAAACCAAAACGATAACGATGGTAATTTTTTTATTCATTTATCTCCAATATAGTGTATTTGCCTAAGATGGGCAAGTCAATTTTAACCTCGTCAATTTTTACTGCCGCTATTTGCGTTTCTTTCGTTAGGGAAATTTCTATAGAGCCAGGTTTTTTTGGGGTAAAAATAAGCTCCGCCAAAATTCCTTTACCGGCCCGAGGCGAGAAAGAAGCAAGGCTATAAAAAATTCTCCCTTTTTCGGTCTCAATAATTTTTTTGATTTCTTGAGGACCAGAGAAGAAATTACCTGATTTAATCTCTTTAATTTCCAAAATTGTTGGGTCGAACTGGAAATTAAGATCTGCCCCCACAATTTTTGCTTCACTTTCAAGTAAAACCTCAATTTTTAATTCTTGGTTTTGATAAACTGTTAGTTCACGGGGATTAAAATTGAGAAAAGCGTTGGCGGTCTTTTTTTGAGAAAGAGGTAACTTGGGGACAAGACGTTCAATTTCAGACTTCTTTGGTAAAAACATCCATTGTTTCCAGTTAAGACTTAAGGAAAAAGCAAAAAGAACTAAAACGACTCCAAAAAGAAAAAGAAAAATTAATTTTAGCTTTTCCTTCATTTCTCTCCTTCTTTCAAATAATTCTCAGCGAGAAATCTAAAGTCTTGAATATTAACTTTTCCGTCTAAATTAAAATCAGCCGGACTTTCGCTTTTAAGATAATCCTCGACTAAAATCCTGAAATCCTGGATATTGATTTTATCATCTTTGGTGGCATCGCCAGTTAACAATTCTTGTCCTGACCAATCTTGGGTGTTTTCTCCCTGATTAAAGACAACACCGGCAAATTTCTTTTGTAAATGCGTCCAGCCCTTAATAAAAAGATCATAAGCGCCGGGTTCGATATTCGTGACGGTGCCAGAATAGATCCCGTTTTGGTCAGAGCTAACATCAATTGACTCAAAGCGATATTTTTCTTGATCACCCTGTTTAAGAATAACCCTCACTGTTTTGGCCTGTCTCTGTTGATTTATTCCCTGAAATTTGACTTTAGAGGTTAAGTGGGCTTTTCCAGGTTCGGGAGTTGGGATGGGTGTTGGTGATGCTGTTGGCGAAATGGTTGTTGTTGGTGTTGCCGTAACCGTTGGAGTGGGTGTAGCCGTGGGGCCGCTAATGTTAATTATTGATGACGGTAGGGAATTAGTAACTAAGACATT comes from Patescibacteria group bacterium and encodes:
- the rpsT gene encoding 30S ribosomal protein S20, translated to MPITISARKKVRQDKKRREINLKSLNLLKRVLKKARKKPSLANVQEAGSVIDRVAKKRLIHKNKASRLKSQLAKKVISQKSLKKTKK
- a CDS encoding cohesin domain-containing protein; the protein is MKEKLKLIFLFLFGVVLVLFAFSLSLNWKQWMFLPKKSEIERLVPKLPLSQKKTANAFLNFNPRELTVYQNQELKIEVLLESEAKIVGADLNFQFDPTILEIKEIKSGNFFSGPQEIKKIIETEKGRIFYSLASFSPRAGKGILAELIFTPKKPGSIEISLTKETQIAAVKIDEVKIDLPILGKYTILEINE
- a CDS encoding PilN domain-containing protein codes for the protein MTDINLLASEEKKVGKFLTWVLSYGRYIIIGTEIIVLLAFLSRFKLDRELTDLHQSIADKQAIILAASDLENQVRNLQNHLIIIKKLDQQRGYPPKLLTSFETMIPTDVTLTEITINDKNIKLTAVALSNEGFRTFLNNLAASEYFSDISLDDVTKNTEGAGVNFSVSATLKST
- a CDS encoding Ig-like domain-containing protein, with the translated sequence MNKKITIVIVLVLIFVLIPLTVYLVKKRQELRSRAAPATVLSVSPAVVTKKVGDTFQINVQVTTGDNQVVGTDLYLSFNSLVLEALTIVPGGFLDNPQELKKTINNQTGKIIYSLASFTAKQGTGNLASINFTAKDKGTSSFAFDSGTSIAGIGETEALQNTLPGSITITASGASPTPNPAPSPSPTPTPGATATPTPTPTGSARPGATPTIPPTATSSPTPGGQGGPANPTPTPTPSLLQISTTINYPTAGLTVTAAKPTFSGKTIPRAVVKITINSPLLTATVTADAAGNWSYTATASLPNGSHTVTIEAKDPTTSQTVTKSNSFTISTGQKAATSASEVVAGNSMPTIFLLVAGLFLFVLSLVPKIL
- the pilO gene encoding type 4a pilus biogenesis protein PilO produces the protein METKTTISPQRFNRYYTALEPLLKQPEVRAYTMMIFSFITMSFFGYFAIRPTLTTISTLTKQIDDAKLVDRKLQEKINALSSARMEYENIKPNLGLVWTALPEENKFAPFVQNLEGVATSSGTKITNLSFQTVNLSSLETTTSAAKKEISINFNLTTAGNYASLKDFINKLSYFQRLITIEGLSFSEPKSQDKTGELDLNLIGKTYYVQ
- the murJ gene encoding murein biosynthesis integral membrane protein MurJ — its product is MLTRCFKLITKLFSHQHQTIIGAAMVIMGTVFASRILGLLRDRMLAARFSPEELGVYFAAFRLPNLVFELLVMGAVSVAFIPVFTDYRNSKEKDKAWQLASSVINIGLLAFGLLTIPLFIFSTQICRLIAPGFNENQISQMIIFTRIMLLAQVFPLIIGNFLTGILQSFKHFLIPALAPVAYNLGIILGILFFTPVFGLYGPVFGVVLGAVLFMLIQIPLTKSLGFRYFWSFNFSDPGVREIGKLMLPRTFGLAVSQIDTTVDLILSTLLGARMVTIFSFAQHLQQLPVGLFGVTIAQAALPTLVEVKSKDNLEEFKATFLASLHQILFLVLPATAILVVLRIPIVRLVFGAARFDWAATVLTGKTLAFFSFSLFAQATIQLLARGFYALYDSKTPVIIGIVAVAVNTILSIYFIQFLKLPIWGLGLSTSVASVFNAIFLLLFLDRKVKTFNRGHLIFPAIKIFLASLITGVCLYIPMKLLDQLVFDTTKTVSLILLTGTVTIIGISVYIFLAWFFKIEEVVVFFNLAKKVTKVRQILIDTSSEVINGGNNET
- a CDS encoding glycosyl hydrolase encodes the protein MRRLSSLILLLFLLLMLPLLVFLAQKTQKYLSRATGTPAKIIVDTQTNLGPLPEPWKALAQGGEEKEKMLTSTIPLVKALSPQYIRIDHIYDYYKVVTKNPKDKLVFDFSKLDQTVDDILATNAKPMLSLSYMPLAISAGEITDEPKNWLDWQEVVRKTVEHYSGKENKNLADVSYEVWNEPDLFGNWKTYGKKDYRLLYLYAAKGAAQAKETNSFKIGGPATTAFYKNWLDELIQYVYQNKLRFDFFSWHKYSQNPEDFRTDVDYLDSLLARHGGSYLLPKYLTEWGSDSENSPKHDTNFDAAHAVAVIRRLLDRTELIFSFEIKDGPPPKEQVFWGRWGMLTHESVGLKKKPKYLALELLTKMGGQRLNLTGEGSWVTGFAAKEEETIKIILTNYDQDENHNENIPVTFTNLNPGNYKFKQTNLDGTIFDSVEVVSEDQLTKNIFLPVNNVVLLELKP